From the Paludisphaera mucosa genome, one window contains:
- the cbiE gene encoding precorrin-6y C5,15-methyltransferase (decarboxylating) subunit CbiE, which translates to MTAEGRSKLVILGIGDDGTAGLTESARRILAEADLILGPASTLAQVGRVPGRKVILEAEMPAALEQVRASQSASRPVLVCGGDPLFYGVARYLCDRLGKDAFEVVPHVSSMQLAFARVKESWEDAYLTSLASRPIESVIDRIRTAEKAGLFSSDQHQPGKVARALLDHGVDYFRAYVCENLGSPDERVTQAELGELVGMDFSPLNVLILIRKAGGPDQVGRKGGRRLFGNPEDAFAEGRSATGLVTQAEVRAMALAQLDIRPTSVVWDVGAGSGSLAIEAAQLASLGAVYAIEPEAVDVALIRSNAEAFGTANVRAVAGRAPEALADLPDPDAVFIGGLGRQFDPLIEAAYGRLRAGGTLVVNVATLESLSSSYGAMKRLGEPVRVWNVMISRGVEQMETLRFDAIPPSFLLAVTKSGAGRG; encoded by the coding sequence ATGACCGCAGAGGGGCGATCCAAGCTGGTGATCCTGGGGATCGGCGACGACGGAACGGCGGGGCTGACCGAGAGCGCCCGCCGGATCCTGGCCGAGGCGGATTTGATCCTGGGCCCCGCCTCGACGCTGGCGCAGGTGGGCCGGGTCCCGGGCCGGAAGGTCATCCTCGAGGCCGAGATGCCCGCGGCGCTGGAGCAGGTCCGGGCGTCGCAATCGGCGTCGCGGCCGGTGCTCGTCTGCGGCGGCGACCCGCTGTTCTACGGCGTCGCCCGTTATCTCTGCGACCGCCTCGGCAAGGACGCCTTCGAGGTCGTCCCGCACGTCAGCAGCATGCAGCTCGCCTTCGCCCGCGTGAAGGAAAGCTGGGAGGACGCCTACCTGACCAGCCTGGCGAGTCGGCCGATCGAGTCGGTCATCGATCGGATCCGGACGGCCGAGAAGGCGGGGCTCTTCTCCAGCGATCAGCACCAGCCCGGCAAGGTGGCACGCGCGCTTCTGGACCACGGCGTCGATTACTTCCGGGCGTATGTCTGCGAGAATCTCGGCTCGCCCGACGAGCGGGTCACGCAGGCGGAGCTCGGCGAGCTGGTGGGCATGGATTTCTCCCCCCTCAACGTGCTGATCTTGATCCGAAAGGCGGGCGGCCCGGATCAGGTCGGTCGCAAGGGGGGCCGTCGTCTCTTCGGCAACCCCGAAGACGCCTTCGCCGAGGGGCGGTCCGCGACCGGCCTGGTCACGCAGGCCGAGGTCCGCGCGATGGCCCTGGCTCAGCTCGACATCCGGCCGACGAGCGTCGTGTGGGACGTCGGGGCCGGCAGCGGCTCGCTGGCGATCGAGGCGGCGCAGCTGGCCAGCCTGGGGGCGGTCTATGCGATCGAGCCCGAGGCGGTGGACGTCGCGCTGATCCGGTCCAACGCCGAGGCCTTCGGGACGGCCAACGTCCGGGCCGTCGCCGGCCGCGCCCCCGAGGCCCTGGCCGACCTCCCCGACCCCGACGCCGTCTTCATCGGGGGGCTGGGACGGCAGTTCGACCCGCTCATCGAGGCGGCGTACGGCCGGCTCCGCGCGGGGGGGACGCTGGTCGTGAACGTGGCGACGCTCGAATCCCTCTCGTCGTCCTACGGCGCGATGAAGCGGCTGGGCGAGCCGGTCCGGGTGTGGAACGTCATGATCTCGAGGGGCGTCGAGCAGATGGAGACGCTCCGGTTCGACGCGATCCCCCCTTCCTTCCTGCTGGCCGTGACCAAGTCGGGGGCGGGGCGGGGCTGA
- a CDS encoding PIG-L family deacetylase, protein MNQGMPVAADVELDLIAVGAHPDDVEIACGGTLAKLARKGYAVGIVDLTDGEPTPLSPGPDVRLEEARCAAEVLGVQTRINLNLPNRRLFDGFEARVALAKVFRRHRPKVVLGFGGKTVMASPDHYQAMLITDAAVFYSRLTKWDEHFDGLPPHTIQNQLSFPLALHGLDLPEASGFLVADMGSTLDVKLEAVRCYQTQFPASKVGIYKAVETMNRYHGLTAGYEAGELFLTYRSVGVDDLMRWASPAHART, encoded by the coding sequence ATGAATCAAGGTATGCCTGTCGCCGCCGACGTGGAACTGGACCTGATCGCCGTGGGGGCGCACCCGGACGACGTCGAGATCGCCTGCGGCGGCACCCTCGCCAAGCTCGCGCGCAAGGGCTACGCGGTCGGGATCGTCGACCTGACCGACGGCGAGCCCACGCCCCTGTCCCCGGGCCCGGACGTGCGTCTCGAGGAGGCTCGGTGCGCCGCGGAAGTCCTCGGCGTCCAGACGCGGATCAACTTGAACCTACCGAATCGCCGCCTCTTCGACGGCTTCGAGGCGCGCGTCGCCCTGGCCAAGGTCTTCCGGCGGCATCGCCCCAAGGTGGTCCTCGGGTTCGGCGGCAAGACCGTGATGGCGTCGCCCGACCATTACCAGGCCATGCTCATCACCGATGCGGCCGTCTTCTACAGCCGACTGACCAAGTGGGACGAGCACTTCGACGGCCTGCCCCCCCACACAATCCAGAACCAATTGAGTTTTCCGTTGGCGCTCCATGGGTTAGACTTGCCCGAAGCCTCGGGTTTCCTGGTCGCCGACATGGGGAGCACGCTGGACGTGAAGCTCGAAGCCGTCCGGTGCTATCAGACACAGTTCCCCGCGAGCAAAGTAGGTATCTACAAGGCCGTGGAAACCATGAATCGCTATCACGGGCTGACGGCCGGATACGAGGCGGGCGAGCTTTTCCTGACCTACAGGTCGGTCGGCGTCGACGACCTGATGCGCTGGGCGAGCCCGGCCCACGCGCGGACCTGA
- a CDS encoding PP2C family protein-serine/threonine phosphatase gives MAVLSSLKRWWQRTFGGRSGHDPEATDEFATLSSLTLDPGRLRLKVGVVSVRGNYREHNEDNYFVPGRRPVRHDVLNESGDHSTMTMESSNLFIVADGMGGQQGGEQASLMAVELIPREVAKRLAPDQCEPRHVQEAIREAVAHVNQEILGSSGAITEFSNMGTTVVLAQFRPDKVYVAGIGDSRAYRLRDGVLERLTKDHSLADALLDAGTITAEELPNHKFKNVLYLYLGSKDARGGPEDFRVMDVRSGDRFLMASDGLTGVVADVELGRVLGGVDDPQEAALVLKNLALANDSKDNVTCLIVHVVAQQ, from the coding sequence GTGGCCGTGTTATCCAGCCTGAAGCGATGGTGGCAACGAACGTTCGGCGGACGGTCCGGCCACGACCCGGAAGCGACCGACGAGTTCGCCACCCTCTCGTCGCTCACGCTCGACCCCGGTCGCCTGCGGCTGAAAGTGGGGGTCGTCTCGGTCCGCGGGAACTACCGCGAGCATAACGAAGACAACTATTTCGTGCCCGGCCGCCGTCCCGTCCGCCACGACGTCCTCAACGAGAGCGGCGACCACTCGACGATGACGATGGAGTCGTCGAACCTCTTCATCGTCGCCGACGGGATGGGGGGGCAGCAGGGGGGCGAGCAGGCCAGCCTCATGGCCGTCGAGCTGATCCCGCGCGAGGTCGCCAAGCGGCTGGCGCCCGACCAATGCGAGCCGCGTCACGTCCAGGAGGCGATCCGCGAGGCCGTCGCCCACGTCAACCAGGAGATCCTGGGAAGCTCGGGAGCGATCACGGAGTTTTCGAACATGGGGACCACCGTGGTCCTCGCCCAGTTCCGCCCCGACAAGGTCTACGTCGCCGGCATCGGCGACTCGCGCGCCTACCGTCTCCGCGACGGCGTCCTTGAGCGGCTCACCAAGGACCATTCGCTGGCCGACGCGCTCCTCGACGCCGGCACGATCACGGCCGAGGAACTGCCCAACCACAAGTTCAAGAACGTCCTCTACCTCTACCTGGGGAGTAAGGACGCTCGGGGGGGGCCCGAGGATTTCCGGGTGATGGACGTCCGCAGCGGCGACCGTTTCCTGATGGCCAGCGACGGCCTGACGGGGGTCGTCGCCGATGTGGAACTCGGCCGCGTGCTGGGTGGCGTCGACGATCCCCAGGAGGCGGCCTTGGTGCTCAAGAACCTGGCGCTCGCGAACGACTCGAAGGACAACGTCACATGCCTGATCGTCCACGTCGTCGCCCAGCAATAG
- a CDS encoding serine/threonine-protein kinase yields the protein MIGLDEFVECVDRSGLISPADLATARARFGRLDSVGLARRLVQQGLLTQYQARKLLAGATRGFFLGGYRILRPLGEGGMGKVYLAAHEKDGEKVAIKVLPPRRAQEEVNSLARFRREMELSMRCNHPNVARTLTFGSDGDVHFMVLEYIPGLSLFDMVKSERHGPLRVAAASRLFLRIASGLQAAHAAGIVHRDIKPSNIMITPEGDAKILDLGLAKALGEEGGLTRANTVLGTLDYASPEQLRDASGADVRSDLYSLGCTLYFALAGDPPFGGGDAINKIFKQRMEDPEPIERVAKGVPPAFAAIVRKLMAKEPADRYQTCAELRTDLERWTDAMFVRSLLGSAAETAHAFHPPPPVLEEDDLRLLTADSSPSVISLRSLGEAEPTPAPRRRTPPPPLKARYRPLADPERRSVLAGDSRWLVHFSLIALAIGLVAILAIALLLHS from the coding sequence ATGATCGGGTTGGACGAGTTCGTGGAGTGCGTAGACCGTTCCGGCCTGATATCTCCGGCCGACCTGGCGACGGCGCGCGCGCGGTTCGGCCGCTTGGATTCCGTGGGACTCGCCCGAAGGCTCGTGCAACAGGGCCTCCTCACCCAGTACCAGGCCCGCAAGCTGCTGGCGGGGGCGACCCGCGGCTTCTTCCTGGGGGGCTATCGCATCCTCCGCCCGCTCGGCGAGGGCGGCATGGGCAAGGTCTACCTGGCCGCGCACGAGAAGGACGGCGAGAAGGTCGCGATCAAGGTGCTCCCGCCCCGCCGCGCCCAGGAGGAGGTCAACAGCCTGGCCCGGTTCCGGCGTGAGATGGAGCTCTCGATGCGTTGCAACCACCCCAACGTGGCCCGGACCCTGACCTTCGGCAGCGACGGCGACGTCCACTTCATGGTCCTGGAGTACATCCCGGGCCTCAGCCTGTTCGACATGGTCAAGAGCGAGCGACACGGCCCGTTGAGGGTGGCGGCGGCCTCGCGTCTGTTCCTCCGGATCGCCAGCGGTCTGCAGGCGGCGCACGCGGCCGGGATCGTGCATCGCGACATCAAGCCATCGAACATCATGATCACCCCCGAGGGCGACGCGAAGATCCTCGACCTCGGCCTGGCGAAGGCCCTGGGCGAGGAAGGCGGTCTCACCCGCGCCAACACGGTCCTGGGTACGCTCGACTACGCCAGCCCCGAGCAACTGCGCGACGCCAGCGGGGCCGACGTCCGCAGCGACCTCTACAGCCTCGGGTGTACGCTCTACTTCGCCCTCGCCGGCGACCCGCCGTTCGGCGGCGGCGACGCGATCAACAAGATCTTCAAGCAGCGGATGGAAGACCCGGAACCCATCGAGCGGGTTGCGAAGGGCGTGCCGCCGGCGTTCGCCGCCATCGTCCGCAAGCTGATGGCGAAGGAACCTGCCGACCGTTATCAAACCTGCGCCGAGCTGCGCACCGACCTGGAGCGTTGGACCGACGCCATGTTCGTCCGCTCGCTGCTGGGGTCCGCGGCCGAGACGGCCCACGCCTTCCACCCGCCGCCGCCGGTCCTCGAGGAGGACGACCTGCGTCTGCTGACCGCCGATTCGAGCCCCAGCGTGATCTCGCTTCGAAGCCTCGGCGAGGCCGAGCCGACGCCGGCTCCCCGTCGGCGCACGCCCCCGCCTCCGCTCAAGGCCCGATACCGGCCGCTCGCAGATCCCGAGCGCCGTTCCGTGCTCGCCGGCGACTCGCGTTGGCTCGTCCACTTCTCCCTGATCGCCCTGGCGATCGGCCTGGTCGCCATCCTCGCCATCGCCCTCCTCCTGCATTCCTGA
- a CDS encoding DEAD/DEAH box helicase, whose protein sequence is MTSGRKKRGGASATEPGGGADVLDLFLPPVASWFRATLGEPTLPQRLGWGAIAAGQNTLVAAPTGSGKSLAAFLAGLDLLWRSPTRGRGVRILYISPLKALNADVHRNLSVPLEGILEEAEASGTPLRPLSTAVRSGDTPASERARILRKPPEILIITPESLHLMLTSAARETLRKVSHVVVDEIHALCGDKRGVFLALLLERLEALGTGRPFVRIGLSATQKPLEEVARYLGGLRPTATGGTEFRPVTIVDASGRKPMDLRVIWPSSEAGGGLGPPGSIWPAIEDRVLGLVEEHRSTLIFANNRRTVEKLTARLNELANRDVEGEAAGDSRGDATPFRAHHGSLSLQERRTTEEMLKNADLKGVVSTASLELGIDMGEVDLVCQVESPGNVARGLQRVGRSGHLVGGTSRGRLIAKTPSDLLENAALARAMLAGDIEPLRVPRNCLDVLSQQVVACVAVDRWDAPALYELVKRAYPFSELPAEAFERVLSLVSGRYSTGSIRDLRARVAWDRIHNRLAALPGTSRLALTGGGTIPDVGHYPVYLGEGGPKLGELDEEFVFERRVGESFMLGNSAWRIDLIDVHKVVVSPAGGSQVVMPFWRGETNPRSLELGKAVGVLTREIAGGLDDPGLAGRLEAECRLEPPAARFLIRHVGRQQRLAGVVPDDRTVLVESFRDPTGEMALAVLSPYGRMHLGLKFALLARIQDRYGFTASCLHGDDGLLFRLPQTDEPPLDLLDGLDGAEADRLIRRVLPDTALFGLRFRQNAGRALLMPRPDPAKRTPLWLQRLRAKDLLGVVGDFPDHPIVVETYRECLDDDLQMPRLRRFLDDIAAGSIRVARRSAELASPFASDLVFQFTMAYMYEWDEPRRKPEPTASAAVDESLLDGLLHGLEAGRTLDEQAIGRVEGRLRHRGRPPRTADEMGETLRTLGDLAASELDGPMEGFANELAAQGRAVKIELPGAAEPGRWISAEEHALYLAAFATPDEADPGAVETIVRRFLRTHALVGLTDVLGRYPLAAATARTLLEDWVESSGVVRIDHGEDGPRWAERENLAEIQRLTLAQRRRESVAVAPEVFADFVARRQHVHPDDRLAGVEGVEATLDQLQGFAATALAWEEELLPRRVAGFVGSWLDDALARGGWAWRAAAEGVGEPLVAIVAREFFGGRREPAEPISIGDAEQGVLEALGHRGASFAADLARATAIEPMALRRSLRSLMRLGKVSNDRFDPLRPGAFDILDVAASVPRGGLRRPRVRRTDLARPEGRWDVVPPADDDLERRALAWIEVLFARYGVLTRETTAMDPWGPPWSELYPHLARLELRGEIRRGYFVEGLSGVQYATEEAAEGLGSLASAAGREHPEILIPAGDPANLYGAGAPLDVALLEGGSARLSRSPGNYLVLRGGRPVLIMEAYGKRLTGLASASQAELDSALARVLDLVSTERRVFKVETYNGQPSLASPAAERLAELGFVRDYPAMTYYAAWSANGV, encoded by the coding sequence ATGACGTCGGGACGTAAGAAGCGGGGCGGAGCTTCCGCGACGGAGCCGGGCGGGGGGGCGGACGTCCTCGACCTCTTCCTGCCGCCGGTCGCTTCGTGGTTTCGCGCCACGCTGGGCGAGCCCACGCTTCCCCAGCGCTTGGGATGGGGTGCGATCGCGGCGGGCCAAAATACGCTGGTCGCCGCGCCGACGGGATCGGGCAAGAGCCTGGCCGCCTTCCTGGCCGGGCTTGACCTCCTCTGGCGATCGCCGACTCGCGGCCGGGGCGTGCGGATCCTCTACATCTCGCCCCTCAAGGCCCTCAACGCGGACGTCCACCGCAACCTGAGCGTCCCTCTCGAAGGGATCCTGGAAGAGGCCGAGGCGTCCGGGACCCCCTTGCGACCGCTCTCGACGGCCGTGCGAAGCGGAGACACGCCCGCGAGCGAACGCGCGCGGATCCTTCGCAAGCCTCCCGAGATCCTCATCATCACGCCCGAGTCGCTGCACCTGATGCTGACCTCGGCGGCGCGGGAGACGCTCCGCAAAGTCTCCCACGTCGTCGTCGACGAGATCCACGCCCTCTGCGGCGACAAGCGCGGGGTCTTCCTCGCCCTGCTGCTCGAACGCCTCGAAGCGCTGGGGACCGGCCGGCCGTTCGTCCGAATCGGGCTATCGGCCACGCAGAAGCCGCTCGAAGAGGTCGCCCGCTACCTGGGGGGGCTCCGGCCGACGGCGACGGGCGGCACCGAATTCCGACCCGTGACGATCGTCGACGCCAGCGGCCGGAAGCCGATGGATCTTCGCGTGATCTGGCCTTCCTCGGAAGCCGGCGGCGGTCTCGGCCCTCCCGGGTCGATCTGGCCGGCGATCGAGGATCGCGTGCTGGGGCTGGTCGAGGAGCATCGTTCGACCCTGATCTTCGCCAACAACCGCCGCACCGTCGAGAAGCTGACCGCCCGGCTCAACGAGCTGGCGAATCGAGACGTCGAGGGCGAGGCCGCCGGCGATTCCAGGGGAGACGCGACCCCGTTTCGCGCCCATCACGGCAGCCTGAGTCTTCAGGAGCGGCGCACGACGGAAGAGATGCTCAAGAACGCCGACCTCAAGGGGGTCGTGTCGACGGCCTCGCTGGAGCTGGGCATCGACATGGGCGAGGTCGATCTCGTCTGCCAGGTGGAGTCGCCGGGAAACGTGGCTCGCGGCCTCCAGCGGGTGGGGCGATCGGGCCACCTCGTCGGCGGGACCAGCCGGGGCCGATTGATCGCCAAGACGCCGAGCGACCTCCTGGAGAACGCAGCGCTCGCCCGGGCGATGCTCGCGGGCGACATCGAACCCCTCCGGGTCCCCCGCAACTGCCTCGACGTCCTCTCGCAGCAGGTCGTCGCCTGCGTGGCCGTCGATCGCTGGGACGCACCCGCCCTCTACGAGCTGGTGAAGCGGGCTTACCCGTTCAGCGAGCTGCCGGCGGAGGCGTTCGAGCGCGTGCTGAGCCTGGTCTCGGGGCGCTACTCGACGGGCTCGATCCGCGACCTGCGGGCGCGGGTGGCCTGGGATCGGATCCACAACCGCCTGGCGGCGCTGCCGGGGACCTCCCGCCTGGCGCTGACCGGAGGAGGCACGATCCCCGACGTCGGCCATTATCCCGTCTACCTGGGCGAGGGAGGGCCCAAGCTCGGCGAACTGGATGAAGAGTTCGTGTTCGAGAGGCGGGTGGGCGAGAGCTTCATGCTCGGCAACAGCGCATGGCGGATCGACCTCATCGACGTCCACAAGGTCGTCGTCAGCCCCGCCGGCGGGAGTCAGGTCGTGATGCCCTTCTGGAGGGGCGAGACGAACCCGCGTTCGCTCGAACTGGGCAAGGCGGTCGGCGTCCTGACTCGCGAGATCGCCGGCGGCCTCGACGATCCCGGTCTCGCCGGCCGGCTGGAGGCCGAATGCCGGCTCGAACCACCCGCCGCGCGGTTCCTGATCCGCCACGTCGGCCGTCAGCAGCGGCTGGCCGGCGTCGTCCCCGATGACCGGACCGTCCTCGTCGAGAGCTTCCGCGACCCCACCGGCGAGATGGCGCTCGCCGTGCTTTCCCCCTACGGACGTATGCACCTGGGACTTAAGTTCGCCCTGCTCGCGCGGATCCAGGATCGCTACGGCTTCACGGCGTCGTGCCTCCACGGCGACGACGGCCTGCTGTTCCGCCTACCGCAGACGGACGAACCGCCGCTCGACCTGCTCGACGGCCTTGACGGCGCCGAGGCTGACCGCCTCATCCGCCGCGTCCTCCCCGACACGGCCCTCTTCGGCCTACGCTTCCGCCAGAATGCAGGCCGGGCCCTCCTGATGCCGCGTCCCGACCCGGCCAAACGTACCCCGCTCTGGCTCCAGCGCCTACGAGCCAAGGACCTGCTCGGAGTCGTCGGCGACTTCCCGGACCACCCGATCGTCGTCGAGACGTATCGCGAGTGCCTGGACGACGACCTGCAGATGCCCAGGCTCCGGCGATTCCTAGACGACATCGCGGCGGGGTCGATCCGGGTCGCGAGGCGATCGGCCGAGCTGGCCTCGCCGTTCGCCTCGGACCTCGTCTTCCAGTTCACCATGGCTTACATGTACGAGTGGGACGAGCCCCGACGGAAGCCCGAGCCGACCGCGTCGGCGGCGGTGGACGAGTCGTTGCTCGACGGTCTCCTGCACGGCCTGGAGGCCGGCCGGACGCTCGACGAGCAGGCGATCGGTCGAGTCGAGGGCCGTCTCCGCCACCGCGGACGGCCTCCCAGGACGGCTGACGAGATGGGCGAGACGCTCCGCACCCTCGGAGACCTCGCCGCATCGGAGCTGGACGGCCCGATGGAGGGTTTCGCGAACGAATTGGCCGCGCAGGGACGGGCCGTGAAGATCGAGCTGCCGGGGGCCGCCGAACCCGGGCGCTGGATCTCGGCCGAGGAGCACGCACTCTACCTAGCGGCGTTCGCGACGCCCGACGAGGCCGACCCGGGGGCGGTCGAGACCATCGTGCGCCGATTCCTCCGGACTCACGCCCTTGTCGGCCTGACCGACGTCCTCGGTCGCTATCCTCTGGCCGCGGCGACCGCCCGGACGCTGCTCGAAGATTGGGTGGAATCGAGCGGCGTCGTCCGGATCGATCACGGGGAGGACGGCCCGCGATGGGCCGAGCGCGAAAACCTCGCCGAGATCCAGCGGCTGACGCTCGCCCAGCGCCGTCGCGAGAGCGTGGCCGTGGCGCCCGAGGTCTTCGCCGACTTCGTCGCCCGCCGCCAGCACGTCCACCCCGACGATCGTCTCGCGGGCGTCGAGGGCGTCGAGGCGACCCTCGACCAGCTCCAGGGCTTCGCCGCGACCGCCCTCGCCTGGGAGGAGGAGCTGCTCCCGCGGCGGGTCGCCGGATTCGTCGGGTCCTGGCTCGACGACGCCCTCGCCCGCGGCGGTTGGGCGTGGCGCGCGGCGGCCGAGGGGGTCGGAGAGCCCCTCGTCGCGATCGTCGCCCGCGAATTCTTTGGCGGCCGGCGGGAGCCGGCCGAACCGATTTCGATCGGGGACGCCGAGCAAGGCGTTCTGGAAGCGCTGGGGCACCGCGGGGCGTCGTTCGCGGCCGATCTGGCACGAGCGACGGCGATCGAGCCGATGGCGCTGCGGAGGTCGTTGCGATCGCTCATGCGATTGGGAAAGGTGAGCAACGACCGCTTCGACCCCCTACGTCCGGGCGCCTTCGACATCCTCGACGTGGCGGCGTCGGTGCCACGCGGCGGCCTGCGTCGCCCTCGTGTGCGCCGGACGGACCTCGCGCGCCCCGAGGGCCGCTGGGACGTCGTGCCGCCGGCCGACGACGATCTCGAGCGCCGCGCCTTGGCCTGGATCGAGGTCCTTTTCGCACGCTACGGCGTTCTGACGCGGGAGACGACGGCGATGGACCCCTGGGGCCCTCCCTGGTCGGAGTTGTATCCGCACCTCGCCCGCCTGGAGTTGAGGGGCGAGATCCGCAGGGGCTATTTCGTGGAGGGCCTGTCGGGGGTGCAGTACGCGACCGAGGAGGCGGCGGAAGGGCTCGGCTCGCTGGCGTCGGCCGCCGGCCGCGAACACCCCGAGATCCTGATCCCCGCGGGCGACCCGGCCAATCTCTACGGGGCCGGGGCGCCTCTCGACGTGGCGCTGCTGGAAGGCGGCTCGGCCCGGCTGAGTCGGTCGCCCGGCAATTACCTCGTCCTCCGGGGCGGTCGACCGGTCCTGATCATGGAGGCGTATGGGAAGCGGCTCACCGGGTTGGCCTCGGCGTCGCAGGCCGAGCTGGACTCCGCACTCGCCCGGGTCCTCGACCTCGTCTCGACGGAGCGCCGGGTCTTCAAGGTCGAGACCTACAACGGCCAGCCTTCGCTGGCGAGCCCCGCTGCGGAGCGGCTCGCCGAGTTGGGTTTCGTGAGGGACTATCCCGCGATGACGTATTACGCCGCCTGGTCGGCGAACGGCGTTTGA
- a CDS encoding UDP-2,3-diacylglucosamine diphosphatase: protein MSVNTATSPENRIYDCIVISDLHLGSAVCQARLLEEFLIWAFGHCRTLVINGDIFDDLNFKRLSKRHFACLKEIRRNSDRADVRVVWVRGNHDGPAEIVSHIVGVDIHDEYVFDDGRIRLLILHGDQFDTIVSDYPWLTDLACGAFYYIQKWMPHQAARWIRRLTKKFQRNSQLIEHRAAEYARGRGFRFVTCGHTHLPLTAEHDGVVYINSGTWTETPPCPFVVVDGDEIRLEFWPLPAFVLDPESIERSEPTPGPTAPVLPALG from the coding sequence ATGTCCGTCAACACCGCGACGAGCCCCGAGAACCGGATCTACGACTGCATCGTGATCAGCGACCTCCACCTCGGCAGCGCGGTCTGTCAGGCCAGGCTGCTGGAGGAGTTCCTGATCTGGGCGTTCGGCCACTGCCGCACCCTGGTCATCAACGGCGACATCTTCGACGACCTGAACTTCAAACGCCTCAGCAAGCGGCATTTCGCCTGCCTGAAAGAGATCCGCCGCAACAGCGACCGTGCCGACGTCCGCGTGGTGTGGGTCCGAGGGAACCACGACGGGCCGGCCGAGATCGTCAGCCACATCGTCGGCGTCGACATCCACGACGAATACGTCTTCGACGACGGCCGGATCCGGCTCCTCATCCTCCACGGCGACCAGTTCGACACGATCGTCAGCGACTACCCCTGGCTGACCGACCTGGCCTGCGGGGCTTTTTATTACATCCAGAAATGGATGCCGCACCAGGCCGCCCGCTGGATCCGCCGCCTGACCAAGAAGTTCCAGCGCAACAGCCAGCTCATCGAGCATCGGGCGGCCGAATACGCCCGCGGCCGAGGGTTCCGCTTCGTGACCTGCGGCCATACCCATCTGCCCCTGACGGCCGAGCACGACGGCGTCGTCTACATCAACAGCGGGACCTGGACGGAGACGCCGCCCTGTCCCTTCGTCGTCGTGGATGGAGATGAGATCCGCCTCGAATTCTGGCCCCTGCCGGCTTTCGTCCTCGACCCCGAATCGATCGAGCGCTCCGAACCGACGCCGGGGCCGACGGCCCCGGTCCTGCCGGCCCTCGGCTGA